The DNA region ttatttttccagCACTTCTTTGGGTGTTATTAGCCTTGATGCACTGATCACTAACGCGGTGCAATTAGTGTGAAAGTCAAACCTGGACTAAATCTGGGATCTGATGCATTTACATTATGGAGTGTTTAAGAAATCAAGGAATCGCAATAGTTAATAGTCAATTGAtctatgaaaaataattaagtgTACAGTGTGTTGAAATTAATTAGAGTGTGATTAAGGTCTAACAGTCAACTTATTTAGTTTTTAGATGCAAGATGCATGAAGGATTTTATGTAGAATATGCTAAACTTGCTaggttttaatttgatatttttagaCAGGCTGATCAAATATTGGGTGCATAGTCACTACATCTAATAATGGAAGGTACAAGCGAAAGGAAACGGGTTAACGTGGGGTGTGTGGACTATGGacctaccaaaaaaaaatcatatggtACACATCACAAATCGTATAATTGAGtccaaattgaagaaatctAAAAAACAACTTGTAATTCAAGATTGTCTTCTCTACGTAAGCAATCAACAAATATGAACACATTTGGACTCCTCCATGTGAAAACCCAGAATACCCTGATCAGGAAAAGATCCTTGTGTTTCCTTGCACTTGCATCACCATAAGGTTAGTTGGTGAAAAGGCTCTCACTTTTATCTGttggatttaatttttttatcgttcatttttatataataagTGAATTTTAACCTAGCGAGGCGAAGTTAGGTCGTTGTATACTGAGTCAAACCCAAAGAGTTTCTTGCTCAAATTCAAAAGATTTATCTTAAAATCTATTTGATATGTATTcctataaattattaatttaaaacctaataatttaaaaaaattagaatgcAGAACTCATAACAACAAAGATTAATATATCTTACTTTTCAAGTTATTGTTTGACTTTTTATATGAACAATTATCTGTAATTATCATTTAGATAAGCTAATAGCgtgacatttatatatatatatatatatataaaatttaaagtttgtACCAACTCATAATATTGCTAGAATTTAAAGAGAAATTATAGGGAAAGTTACATGGGCAGAGTTATAATATTTAACACTGTTGGCTTAGTCGTTTATTTTAGGGACATTATCTAGGAGGTGTCATGGCATTTTTAGGACATCCAAATGACAAAAAACAAAGTCGGGTAAAATCAGAATGAAGATCTTTTCAAAAGTAATTTTGACCTTTTGAAGTTTCCAAGAGAGAGCTGAGCTCCTTTTGATTTGCATGAATTGTTCAATGATCATAAGTTAATTTAGGGTCGTTGACTCACCTAACATGCAAATTGTTCTAATCTTATTTTGTAAGTACTACTGGGATTAACTTCTAACCTATTAATGCGAGTAAATGGTGAGcctatgtaaaaaaaaattactccatcAAATTAACTAAAAGATAACTATAGATTATTGTCCATAAAATATGATTTGTtaacttgaaaataaaatagattGCATGTTACAACAGGTAATATATAGAtagtataaaaattatttttctttgtaaGTGTATATAAACTAATCCGAAAAGCAAAATCAAATATGATGATCATCAGGGAAAAGAATTGCTCAAATTTGCTATTGccaaattaataaatacaaaACAAATCTCTTTACatgtaaatttaattttatacggccaacatggttttattaaaattatgtattttcatttcaattatcACTGAGTGTAAACACACATTGTAGATAAATTTTTGCCTCATGATTTACAGAGCACCGTTTGATCCTACCTGGACTATTATAGAGAAAAATTCACTTCAAATTTTGTGAAGTctatttcaattaattaaaaaaattgttaattactACTTATAATTGAATAAAAGTGTCGTGTAAAGATTGACTACAGAGGGAAATAAACCAAACAAATTGACTTTAGAAGGGAATATGATTCGTTAGTTCATGACAACAACAGTAACATGGAAAGATTGACTTATGGGAGGCGGCAGGCGCAGTTTCTTTGTTGTGCTGTTTCTTTGTTATTTACTCTTTATGACaatcaaaagagaaaaataaaattagaagaCCAAAAAATCATGTTTAAAGATCCTAATTTGCGGAAAAAGACGCGGTATTTTACAGATCATCAGACGTAgaaaatgtttcctttttacaccaaagaaaaaaagaaatgtttCCTTTTCAGTACTATGAAGTATATTGTTTTGTTATCCATGATATGAAACAGAACGGAACGGCCGTGACGTTGAAAACGACTAAATAGTCCCTTATGTTTTGGGTTGGTCTAAAACAGTCCTTGGAATATGTAATAGAACAGTTTTTGGTCCTTTATGTTTATCAAAATCGACTGGTCATTGTTATACACTTATACTTAAAACACATGACGGTAGCTATTTTTCACATAATAATTGGCTTGTGAGAAGCAAGTGACTCGTCTAAATTGGAAAAAGCACTAGGACAGACTTCTTCGCATTCATTCTCCTAATTTGtaacataagaaaaattatattcAAGCCAATTGAACTCATTATTCGTTTACTTCTAATCGCCTATGAAATAGCGAACAATCAATGGATATGTCACCTTCAAACCCACAATAGCATAGTTTGTCGCTAAATTTTTTTGCTTGAGGTAAGAATTAGGAAAAATGAATTCGGAAAAACCCGTCCTAATGGTTTAAATAGTTCACATACTTGTCACGAGCTAATTTCATCAATAATAATTTCAACCATGTGTTTTAAATCGAACAAATATGAAATGTGCACAATTTTGATAACGTCAAGGACTAAAGCTACTCTAATAAACATTTCAAGGGCCATTTCAGACTTTTCTACGTCATGGAGAAGCCGCGGGAGGGTGATGTGACTTGAATAGTACTGTATTTAAACATTGTGCATTTTGGCTGTAATTGGCTGTCACTTTTTGTTTGCAAACTCCTCCTGTTTTTTGTTGATTGACAGCCCAGAGGAATCTGGGTGAACCCCTTCCTTCTCCCATATTATTTTAGTTGACGAAATATTACTTTACTATACTACTTATATAAACTTAAAATTGTCTTCCTTCCTTGAACTCACTAATCTTTGACTGGTCCCTCATTGTgtgttatttttcctttctcttacgcttgaacaacaacaactactactacACACTATATTAACTAGTGATAATTGCTTATTAGCAGACATAttaaaacaatttaaattaTAGCCGAAGCTTCCATGTGCCACGCCAGTCTCCACTGACACCTGATCTTCTCctccttttatttcttctactcacaaaaattaacaaagcatattcttcatctctctctctttgcTTTGACTTCAAAACTCATTTAAGAAACTCCTCTTTGCTCTCTAAATTCCTGTGCCATATATCTTTTCTGTTCAAGATCCAGTTTTTCAGATCAAATTGTACTCCCCTCAATGTCACTGTCTCAATGTCATAACTCATAATtgagttcttgatattcatTTATTGCCATTTTCCTCAAGTAAGTTCTTCATCTGAAGTTTGTTGACTATAATGGCACCAAGCTCAGTAGTTGTCACCATAGAGAATCCAAAGAGCATTTCATTAGTTGAAGTCAATGATTTGAATTCACCATCAGCTtttagggaaaaaaataaagctgCAAATCCCAAAAGATTCACTAAAGTCCTTCTTTTGAAAGCCCAAAGAACACTTGGATGTATCCCATGGTTGGCTAATAGTTTGTTTACAACTTTTGCTTCTGTCAAGAAACGTATTGCTTTATCAGATGAAAGAGATGAAGAGCCAAAATACAGGGGGAAGTTGTACAGATTTATTAGAGTTTTTCTTGCTATTTCAGTGGCGGCTTTGTTTATTGAAATCTTTGCTTATTTCAATCAGTGGCATTTAAATCTGGTGAATCCTTGGGAGGTTCAAAGTCTTTTGCAATGGACTTATATGGCTTGGATTTCATTTAGAGCTGATTATATTGCACCTACACTTGCCACACTTACTTCTTTTTGCATTGTGCTATTCCTAATTCAATCAGTAGATCGACTAGTTCTTTGTCTTGGATGTTTCTGGATGAAGTTAAGGAAGATCAAGCCAATTATCAATGAAGATGCAAGTGATCCTGAGGGTGGATCATATTTCCCCATGGTTCTTGTACAGATTCCTATGTGCAATGAAAAAGAGGTAAGACAACATAATTTAAATTTGGGTGTCTTGTTTGGTGGGTTATTTCTGTTTTGGTGAGGTTTTAGTAGATTTCAAAAAGATTGGGTTTTTCTTCTGATCATTCCTTTTGGGTTTTTGTGGAATTTAAGTATTTGGTGATTTAGGTTACAAGTTTAGATTGGATTTATGGCATTTTGACATCTTTTGCTGGGTGAATTCTTGAGGACTTTGGGTCTTGAAGTTGTGATTTGGAACTTTTGAGGGATAAAATGAGTTCAAATGGGCAAACATATGAACTGAATTGTGACGAATATACCCTTGTCCAGCAATTTCTAGAGTTTGTTTCTGGGAGTCCTATTAGTGATCAGCTTCTTTTTTTGTGCTTAGATGTGAAACTTGAATTGCATTGTCCCCTTTCTACTTACAACCTCCCATCGGATGACCGGGAAGTTATCTTGTTTTATTAAGCTAGAATGAGAAGCAATGCGCCCCGAGCAAGTTGAGATAATCGATATTCTTGATCCACCGGGTCCgggatttaaatttaatgggtTTAATATTTATGTTCTCGCCACTTAAATCATTGCACTTTTGCAATTAGGGGTTCAAAACTTagtatttgttgaaatttttagcaatttttcatatatacatatattgatgacCTGTTtagccatgagaattattcacttttttcggAATAATTCTTCAGTTTATTTCAAAATCAGTGTTTAGTTATAAAATTTCCAAATCCAACTCCAAATTTGAAAAAGTGCTCCAAACCTGTTTTCCAACTCCACCTCCATAAATTCCAAAcgaagtgaaaaatatttggccAAACGCTTACTTATACTGTGTGATAAACGTCCTGGTTCAGTTGAATCAATTGGGACTACACTGCATCTGCCTAGGAGTTAAAGCTTgtgttgtttttcttttctgaatGATCTTGATGAATTATAGATTTTAATCTgactttttaattttcttgaactcAAAAGGTTTTTGCGCAATCAATAGGAGCTGTTTGTCAGCTGGATTGGCCAAAAGACCGAATGTTGGTACAAGTATTGGATGATTCAGATGATGAAGTCCTGCAGCAAATGATCAGGAATGAATGTTTATCCTGGAAAGAGAAAGGTGTCAACATCATCTACAGACATCGGTTCATCCGAACTGGTTACAAAGCTGGCAACCTTAAATCCGCAATGGCTTGTGACTATGTTCAGGATTatgaatttgttgcaatttttgACGCCGACTTCCAACCAAATCCTGATTTCCTTAAACTGACTGTACCTCATTTTAAGGTAACAAACAAACTAGTTCAATTACTCAATCTGAATAGCCAATTGCTAATCCTTTTACAAGGCTAAAAAGTCTTTTGGATTTTTGTTATGTAGGGAAAACCGGATGTTGGACTTGTTCAAGCACGCTGGACCTTCGTTAATCAGGATGAGAACTTACTTACTAGGCTTCAGAACATCAACTTGTGCTTCCATTTTGAGGTGGAACAGCAAGTGAACGGTCACTATCTCAATTTCTTTGGCTTCAATGGAACAGCTGGTGTTTGGAGAATTAAGGCTTTGGAGGAGTCTGGTGGATGGTTGGAACGCACAACTGTAGAGGATATGGATATTGCGGTCAGAGCACACTTGTATGGATGgaaatttatatatgttaacgATGTAAGGGCCCTTTGTGAGTTACCAGAATCCTATGAGGCTTACAAAAAACAGCAGCACCGTTGGCATTCTGGTCCTATGCAACTCTTCAGACTATGTCTTCCGTCAATCCTCAAGTCCAAGGTTAGCATTGCgttctactccctccgtttcaatttgtttgtcttagtttgacttggcacggaattttagaaagtaaaaaagacttttgaatcttgtggtcgaTATgtgtaatgtaccaaaatgacctttaatcttgtggtcttaaacatgccatgtgaGATGTTGAAATTAAATAGTTGCCAAATTAGGGAAGaggcattcttttttaaacagactaaaaaggaaagtaagataaATAAATTCAAACAGAGTAAGAATTATCTTCGCACTCTCAATTCCACTTGCCAAACACTAATACTTGACTTTCTTGCATTTGTCATTGCAGATCTCAGTCTGGAAGAAGGCCAACATGatattccttttctttcttctaagGAAGCTGATATTACCCTTTTACTCATTCACATTGTTCTGTATCATACTTCCACTAACAATGTTCATACCAGAAGCCGAATTACCTCCTTGGGTGATCTGTTACGTCCCTATCGTCATGTCCATTTTGAACATCCTTCCTTCACCAAAGTCTTTCCCTTTCCTAATGCCATACCTCCTATTCGAGAACACAATGTCCGTCACAAAATTCAACGCCATGGTCTCGGGGCTATTTCAGTTGGGTAGTTCCTATGAATGGGTGGTCACCAAGAAATCAGGCAGATCTTCGGAATCGGACTTACTAGCATTTGCTGAGAGGGAATCAAAGAATATGAATGaagagaaaatttcaagaaggCTATCCGAATCTGGTCTAGAACTATAcggaaaaataaaagaacatgAAGAGGtccccaagaaaaagaaagcaaacaAAATCTACAGGAAGGAATTAGCACTTGCTTTTCTTTTGCTCACTGCAGCTGCAAGAAGCCTGTTATCTGCACAGGGCATACATTTCTATTACTTGCTGTTTCAAGGCTTAACATTTCTTATAGTTGGCTTGGATTTAATTGGAGAACAAGTCAGCTAACAAAGCAAAgagttttaatattttattttatttggcaCATCATCTGTTTAGAGACCAAAATTTCCAGTTGAGTAGCAATCAAAACTTGGCTACAAACTGGATTTTCACCACAAGAATAGTTACCGGTGAATTTTAAACAAGTAGCATACTcaaattcattcatatatactttattttatttcttttcatttgtgAAATTTGTAATTGCCTTTACTATTTCAAGCAAAATAATGGGAATTGGAAATATTGTTGACTTACTGTGAACTGGGATTTGGATTTCTGAATTTACTTCTTTACACAATGGCCTTTCTTCTTTTAGTTAATTGATACACTGAGACTTTGGCATTAGCAGATCTGGAATACAAGTGTTTAGGCTTGGCAAACATGGGTTATTAATGATACATGTTGTATTAGCTGGTTAAATAGATCATTAATGccctccccttttttttcttcctcgattgtaaatataatatttattcatTCTTTTAAACACATTGTTGCATTGATGAAGTTCACTATTTGGAAGGGACTTTGATAGAAAATGGTCTGTCACCTGGTCTTCTTCAGAAGTATAATTTCTGAATATTTTGGGACTAATAAGAGGGTTCCCTTTTGAATATCACAATCCGTAAAGTAGAACAGAGTTCAAACGCTACACGGAATGGTCTAATTGGCTCTCATTTGTTCATCTAAACTATGGTTACTCTTCTCCTGCAAAGGGTATGATCTTGTAAAATCCTTATCGCATAAGTTAGCTTTTTGGTGTTTCATTATGTTCAAGATCTTTTCCTTGTTGCCCGGATAATGGactattatattatgttgtccATATTAATATCACAGAATATGATCTCGGATAATCCTCATTTGTTATTGTATGCATATCTTGTGGACAAGCAACAACAtgataaaacaataataaaaagaagACTGAATTTTACAATGGTTATAAAAGAAGAGACATTTTGTAGTTGTTATTAATTCATCTTAAGCAGAGACAACAGTGCCGAGAAGAACACAAACACAAGCCTATACATATAGGAGTAGAAGCCAGCAACACATTTACATGTACATATTCAACATACTAGTTCTTGCATATATCCTCATTCCCACTGGCACACAATTTTCTGAGTGTTCTTGAAATTGAAGTTGATTAACAAACTCCCATCCATTCTCCTAAACACAAAGCTCTCcaccaaaacataacaactaAACTTTCTCCAATATCCATTCTCACTTTCTATTTCTTCTACACCTTCCACTCTTACATCACTTTCTCCTCCATCAAACCATCCCCTTCTTTCTTGTATCCATCTCATTTTATCAATAACAGCACTATTCAAACCAACTTTCTCCACTATACATTTATTTC from Lycium ferocissimum isolate CSIRO_LF1 chromosome 2, AGI_CSIRO_Lferr_CH_V1, whole genome shotgun sequence includes:
- the LOC132046966 gene encoding xyloglucan glycosyltransferase 4 — its product is MAPSSVVVTIENPKSISLVEVNDLNSPSAFREKNKAANPKRFTKVLLLKAQRTLGCIPWLANSLFTTFASVKKRIALSDERDEEPKYRGKLYRFIRVFLAISVAALFIEIFAYFNQWHLNLVNPWEVQSLLQWTYMAWISFRADYIAPTLATLTSFCIVLFLIQSVDRLVLCLGCFWMKLRKIKPIINEDASDPEGGSYFPMVLVQIPMCNEKEVFAQSIGAVCQLDWPKDRMLVQVLDDSDDEVLQQMIRNECLSWKEKGVNIIYRHRFIRTGYKAGNLKSAMACDYVQDYEFVAIFDADFQPNPDFLKLTVPHFKGKPDVGLVQARWTFVNQDENLLTRLQNINLCFHFEVEQQVNGHYLNFFGFNGTAGVWRIKALEESGGWLERTTVEDMDIAVRAHLYGWKFIYVNDVRALCELPESYEAYKKQQHRWHSGPMQLFRLCLPSILKSKISVWKKANMIFLFFLLRKLILPFYSFTLFCIILPLTMFIPEAELPPWVICYVPIVMSILNILPSPKSFPFLMPYLLFENTMSVTKFNAMVSGLFQLGSSYEWVVTKKSGRSSESDLLAFAERESKNMNEEKISRRLSESGLELYGKIKEHEEVPKKKKANKIYRKELALAFLLLTAAARSLLSAQGIHFYYLLFQGLTFLIVGLDLIGEQVS